The Carassius gibelio isolate Cgi1373 ecotype wild population from Czech Republic chromosome B12, carGib1.2-hapl.c, whole genome shotgun sequence genome has a segment encoding these proteins:
- the mxtx2 gene encoding mix-type homeobox gene 2, with amino-acid sequence MWTDCIAQDGSSQASKIAGRRKRTSFNKEHLELLKMAFSVDPYPGISVRESLSQATGLPESRIQVWFQNKRARTLKNRATWTSPQLDSTSPLPSPFLPPHMASVGASGHHRGIQEASFNLQMAQTSPQHFTFPPTTYSTPAIKPRQNRLMGTSCSPSLPSDLQAADSWSSGGSTQSSPESTWNLPAQSFGNSYKDESHFFLYPPPPYPHGSARVGCVSDLESLATSPASSDSAFWDMGLENCSPSVSYTDCGSPLDRLAEEQPVAPLPDLSSQYLEDVLGEMEPAWWNFNGQMDLQ; translated from the exons ATGTGGACTGACTGCATTG CTCAAGATGGAAGCTCACAGGCCAGTAAGATTGCAGGCCGCAGGAAGCGAACCAGTTTTAACAAAGAGCATTTAGAACTTCTAAAAATGGCTTTCAGCGTGGATCCTTACCCTGGTATTAGTGTCAGGGAAAGTCTATCTCAAGCCACAGGCCTTCCAGAGTCACGTATTCAG gtgTGGTTCCAGAACAAGAGGGCCAGAACCCTAAAGAACAGAGCCACTTGGACCTCACCCCAGCTGGATAGTACCTCTCCTCTGCCCAGCCCTTTTCTACCTCCTCACATGGCTAGTGTTGGGGCCAGTGGCCACCATAGAGGCATTCAAGAGGCATCCTTCAACCTTCAGATGGCTCAAACATCTCCACAGCACTTTACCTTTCCTCCAACCACCTACAGCACACCTGCTATTAAGCCACGACAAAACAGGCTGATGGGAACCTCTTGTTCTCCCTCTCTTCCCTCTGATCTGCAAGCTGCAGACagctggagctctggaggaagCACACAGTCCTCTCCTGAGTCTACATGGAATCTACCAGCACAGAGTTTTGGGAATTCCTACAAGGATGAGAGCCATTTCTTCCTCTACCCACCACCTCCTTACCCTCATGGGAGTGCCAGAGTTGGATGTGTTAGTGACCTGGAGTCACTTGCCACCTCTCCTGCCTCTTCTGATTCTGCATTTTGGGACATGGGACTGGAAAACTGCTCTCCCTCCGTGTCTTACACTGACTGTGGAAGCCCATTGGACAGGCTCGCTGAGGAGCAGCCTGTGGCCCCACTTCCAGATCTGTCCTCTCAGTATCTGGAGGATGTCCTTGGGGAAATGGAGCCAGCCTGGTGGAACTTCAATGGCCAGATGGATCTACAGTAA